The genomic segment AGATCCGGCGGTGGGCAGCGTGGTGTCGATCCCGCTGCTGCTGAACGAAGCCAAGCGCTCGAAGCTCGCCAAGTTTCTGACCAACGAATGGCTGCTGGACATCATGGAAAGCCCGCGCTTCGGGGAAATCGCGAAATATTTCATCACGTCCGACCGCAAACAGGCTTTGTTCACGCTGCGCATGAAAGAAGGGGGACTCCAGGAAAAACGGCTGGACGCGGCCGAGCGCGTGCGGCAGGTCGTGACGGGGCAGCATTTCAAAGCGGATCTCATCGGCGGGATTTTCGTGCTGCAGGGCCGGCTGGCGTCGCTGGTCAACACGAGTCTGATCTCCGGCGGCATCCTGATGAATGCCGTGATCCTTTTGATCACGTGGTTTCTCTCGCGCTCGCTGCGCGTCGCGGCCGCGATGCTGGCCAGCCTTTACTTTGTCCCGGCCGTCATGTTCGGAGTTTTCGGCCTTTTCCGCGTGCCCATCGACATTATTTCCGCGCCCGCCGTGAACCTGGCGCTCGGCATGGGCGTGGATTCCATGATCCACATGGTCATCCACATCCGGAGAAAAGGGGAAGACATCCGGGATTGGAAGTCCTGGGCCGGCGCGCGGGAACATCTGCTCGAGCCGATCCTGTGGTCCACGCTCGTCGTTTCCGCGGGCTTCGCGGTTTTCATGATGTCGAATTTTCCGCCCACGCAGCGTTTCGGCGCCGCGGTCATGCTCGGCACGCTTCTCACACCCGTGGGCGCGCTGTTCACCCTGCCGTACCTGGGCGGCGCGCCGCTGCCGTTCAACCTCAAAAGGAAAAAATAATGCGTCTCACCGGCCTGCCGCCGCTCACTCCTGAGCGTCCCCGGCTGCTGCTCCTCGGAACCTTTCCCGGCGTGCTCTCGCTCCAGAAGCGGGAATATTACGGAAACCCGATGAACGGCTTTTGGAAAATCCTGTGCGGCGCGCTCGGCGTTTCCGAGGTGCCTGCCGCTTACGCGGAAAAAAAGCGGATGCTCCGCCGGCACGGCATTGCCTTGTGGGATGTTTTCGGCTCGTGCGAGCGAAAAGGTTCCGGCGATCACATGATCCGGAATTTCTGCGTGAGCGATGTGCCGGGATTTTTAAAAAAACATCCGTCCATCCGGAAAGTGATTCTCGAAAGCCGCACCGCGGAGAAAATCTGGAAAAGCCATTTCGAAAAGCACACGTCCGTTCCCGGCGTTTATGTGCCTTCGCCGAGCAGCCGCGCGCGGCTTCCGCTGCCGGAAAAAATCAAGTGGTGGAAAAGGGCTTTGGAGAACGGCAAATAAGGCCCCGTTGACGGGGAACCCGGCGCTTTCTATACTGCACGCGTGAAAAAGTCCTTTTACCTTGTCGTATTCCTGGCGGCCCTCAATGCCGCGGCCGCTTCCGTGCCCGCGCATTTCCGGCCGGCCTGGTGGAGTCTCGGCGCGCATCCCCAGACGATCTGGGCCTTTCTTCTGCGTCCCTATCCCGACGTCCCTGTCCATCGTGAGCAGCTCGCGGCGCCGGACGGCGATTTCTTCGACGTGGATTGGATGCCGGGAGAAGCCGGCGCGCCGGTGGTGATTATGGTGCATGGCCTTGGAAGCTCGTCCGAATCCAAGAACATGCGCACGCTCATGAAGGCGGTGCACGACAAGGGATGGCAGGGCGCGGCCTTGAACTGGCGCGGCGCGCTCAGCCCGAACAAGGCGCCGATAATGGATAATTCCGGGCGCACCGAAGATCTTGCCCAGCTCGTGCGGGAGGTCTTGTCGCGTTACCAGGCCAAGGAAATTTACCTGGTCGGCTACTCGGCCGGCGGCAACAAAGTCCTCAAATACCTCGGCGAGAATCCCCAGGCCGTTCCGCCCGAAGTCAAAAAAGCCGTGGCGGTTTCCGCGCCCTACGACCTGGAAAAATCCGTGGATAATCTGGACAAAGGCCTGGATAAAGTGCTGTACACCAAGCGCCTTCTCAAGGCGCTCAAAGCGCGAGCCGCGGCGAAAGAAAAACAATTTCCCGGGCTGATTCCCGTGGAGAAGGCGGAGAAAGCCGGGACGTTCCGCGAATACGACCGCCTGGTCACCGCGCCTCTGGCCGGCTTCATGGACGAAAAAGAATATTACACGGCCGCAAGCTGCGGGAATTATCTCGAAAAGATCGACAGGCCCGCGCTCCTCGTGCACGCGCGCAACGATCCTTTTCTGCACGGCGGCCAGCTGCCCCTGGAAAAAATCAAAAATTCCGCGTTCCTTCACCTCATGATGACGCCCGACGGCGGCCATCTGGGTTTCGTCACGGGGTTTGTCCCGTTCCGGACCGGGAACTGGCTGGAAAAAACTATCGTCGAATTTCTGGGTACCGATGCCTGAGATCAGCAGCCGCACGCAGGCCTTTACCGAGTCCGTCATCCGCCGCATGACGCGCGTCGCGCATCAGACCGGCGCCGTGAACCTGTCGCAGGGATTTCCGGATTTCGATCCGCCGGCCAAACTCCTGGAAGCGCTGAAAAACATTGCGCTGAAAGGCCCGCACCAGTATGCCGTGACCTGGGGCGCGCAGAATTTCCGCGCGGCGCTGGCCAGGAAGCAGAGCCGCTTCATGGGCATTCCCATCGATCCGGACGCGAACATCGTCGTGACCTGCGGCAGCACCGAAGCCATGATGGCGGCCATGATGTCCGTCACCAATCCCGGCGACAAGGTGATCGTGTTCTCGCCTTTCTACGAAAATTACGCGGCCGACGCGATCCTGACGGGCGCGGTCCCGATCTACGTGCCGCTCGAGCCGCCGTCTTTCGAGATCAACCGCAAGGCGCTGCGCGCGGCGTTCGAGCAAAGGCCCAAGGCGCTTGTCCTTTGTAATCCCGGCAATCCCACGGGCAAGGTGTTCACGCGCGGCGAGCTGCTGGAGATCGCCGCGCTCGCGGAAGAATTCGACGTGTTCGTCCTGACCGACGAAGTCTACGAGCACATTGTCTACGCGCCGCACCGCCATACTTATTTTGCGTCGCTTCCCGGCATGTTCGAGCGCACCGTGTCGTGCAGCTCGCTTTCGAAAACGTATTCCATCACGGGCTGGCGGCTCGGCTACATCATCGCGCCGCCTAAAGTCGTGGACGCGGCGCGCAAGGTGCATGATTTCCTGACCGTGGGCGCGGCCGCGCCGCTGCAGGAAGCCGCGGTCACGGCGCTGGAGTTTCCGGATTCGTATTATCTGGAGCTGCAGGCGCATTACACGAAAAGCCGGGACCTGTTCCTCGGGCTGCTGGCCGGCACGGGCCTCAAATATACGGTGCCGCAGGGCGCTTATTACGTGATGGTGGACGTCAGTGAATTTAAGCCGCAAAGCGACGTCGAATTCTGCGAATGGCTGGCCCGCGACGTGGGGGTCGCGGCCGTGCCGGGATCGAGTTTTTTTCGAGAAGACGTGCGCCATTTCATCCGTTTCCATTTCGCGAAAAAAGAAGAAACGCTGCGCGAGGCGGGAAAACGCCTGTCGTTTTTGCGCGAACGCGCGTGGAGGCGCGCATGATTCCCTGGGTCCTGATCGACACCGCGCCCATGCCGGGCGGCAAAGACCTCAAGCTCTACCGGCACGACGCGGACTTCGCGATCCGTTCCGGCAACGTGGAA from the Verrucomicrobiia bacterium genome contains:
- a CDS encoding alpha/beta fold hydrolase, giving the protein MKKSFYLVVFLAALNAAAASVPAHFRPAWWSLGAHPQTIWAFLLRPYPDVPVHREQLAAPDGDFFDVDWMPGEAGAPVVIMVHGLGSSSESKNMRTLMKAVHDKGWQGAALNWRGALSPNKAPIMDNSGRTEDLAQLVREVLSRYQAKEIYLVGYSAGGNKVLKYLGENPQAVPPEVKKAVAVSAPYDLEKSVDNLDKGLDKVLYTKRLLKALKARAAAKEKQFPGLIPVEKAEKAGTFREYDRLVTAPLAGFMDEKEYYTAASCGNYLEKIDRPALLVHARNDPFLHGGQLPLEKIKNSAFLHLMMTPDGGHLGFVTGFVPFRTGNWLEKTIVEFLGTDA
- a CDS encoding DNA-deoxyinosine glycosylase, with translation MRLTGLPPLTPERPRLLLLGTFPGVLSLQKREYYGNPMNGFWKILCGALGVSEVPAAYAEKKRMLRRHGIALWDVFGSCERKGSGDHMIRNFCVSDVPGFLKKHPSIRKVILESRTAEKIWKSHFEKHTSVPGVYVPSPSSRARLPLPEKIKWWKRALENGK
- a CDS encoding aminotransferase class I/II-fold pyridoxal phosphate-dependent enzyme — translated: MPEISSRTQAFTESVIRRMTRVAHQTGAVNLSQGFPDFDPPAKLLEALKNIALKGPHQYAVTWGAQNFRAALARKQSRFMGIPIDPDANIVVTCGSTEAMMAAMMSVTNPGDKVIVFSPFYENYAADAILTGAVPIYVPLEPPSFEINRKALRAAFEQRPKALVLCNPGNPTGKVFTRGELLEIAALAEEFDVFVLTDEVYEHIVYAPHRHTYFASLPGMFERTVSCSSLSKTYSITGWRLGYIIAPPKVVDAARKVHDFLTVGAAAPLQEAAVTALEFPDSYYLELQAHYTKSRDLFLGLLAGTGLKYTVPQGAYYVMVDVSEFKPQSDVEFCEWLARDVGVAAVPGSSFFREDVRHFIRFHFAKKEETLREAGKRLSFLRERAWRRA